GCCAGGGATATTTATTCATGTGGATAATGTGTGGACTTCTCAccgacttggagtcaagaaatgctgagttcaaatcctgcctcagttaTTTCCTAGGTGATGACTCTCAACCTCAGATTCCTTATCTATAGGATGGAGTTAATGGCCTCTGCTCACTATGGTTGTGATGATCCATTGAGATAAATTCAAAATACATAGATGCTAGTGGCGGCTATCGTTTGAATTTCTCATTGACAAAGAGAAATCTGTTTCTAAGCTCTGAATCCCCTTTGGGGTGTGCACTTGTTTTAGGCTGGCCTGAGTGCGGAGGGCACCTTGCCACAATGGGTTCCCACTCCTCCCTTCTCTTGCAGATTCCTTTATGAGCACCTTGGTCTTCACCTCCCTTCCAGCCTCCCTGGGCAGATTTGGCACTGGGCTATGGGGGCTGTGGAAGAAGCCTGCCTTCTTATTCCCCAGGCCTGGAGCTTCTGGGCCCCAGGTGGCAGGCAAGACGGAGTCCCATGCCCTCCTTCCTCTGAATGAAACGGATCTGGAAGAACAGTTTGTGAAAGGGCACGGTCCTGGCGGCCAGGCAACCAACAAAACGAATAATTGTGTGGTGCTGAAGCACATCCCAACTGGCATCGTGGTCAAGGTAAGGAGGGGGTCCCGAGAAGAGGGGTCTCTGCCCTGGCTCAGGCCCCCTAGCTTGGGATGCTGCCATAGGCTGCTAGGGCTGGGGTGTTCCTGCGGCCTGCCACGAGAGGGCGCTGCAGCCTGTCCATTGTGAGGGGCCACTAAGGAAGCCAAGTGAGCCCCAACCTGAGGCCCTCCCCATGCTCCTCAGCCCACATCCCTGTCTTGGCCATGGCCCAGGAAGCAGCTCCCAGAGCCCAGAACGACTCATGGCAGACGGGAGGCCCTTTGTCTGGCTAAGTCTTTCCGACCTGTGTTTGTGCCTTGGCTCGGGCCAGATTCTCCAGTAACCAGATGTGTCCGGAGAGCCCAGAGCCCAGAGCCTGGCTCAGCCCATTAATTAGTTCACCAGAATCTGTGGCAGACTGGCAAGAGCCAGGGCCCTCCCGGACCTCAGTCTCTCCGTCTGTCAGATGAGCTCGGGCTCCATGTTGTCTAAGGGCCCTCCTCACTCTGCCGTGTCACAGCCGCTTAACAAAATCTCCTTGTTTTCCCAGTGCCATCAGACAAGATCGGTTGATCAAAATCGAAAGCTGGCAAGAGAGATTCTGCAAGGGAAAGTGGATCTCTTCTACAGAGGAGAAGACAGTCACATTTATAAAGCCAaaaaggaggcagagaaaaggaagagagaaaggaaaaaaaaagcaaaggaaacccTGGAGAAAAAGAGACTGCTAAAGGAGTTGATGTTAAAGGAATCAAAGCCCACAGCACCTGTGCTAGAAGAGTGATGCCCCCTGGGGTGGGCAGGCCCAGCCAGGTCATTGGCACGTAGCTTGGCCAGGAGCCGTGATGGTAGACTCCCCCTACAGCACCCTCACAGCAGCAGCAGTTTCAAAGAAGCGTTTGTGGACAGATTCCCAAGCCCTGTTTTGTTCTGAGCTGGGGAATGGGGCCACAAGTGGGTGGCAGTTAGGATGACCTCATCATGAACTGGAAGGTATCTCTGGGATGTAAAGGAATCACCAGTTATGCCGAATTAAGAAAATACTGAGAAAAGATAGAGATTTTGAAAGCTAATGTGTCACTTGCCAGTTTACTTATTCTTAGCTAATGAAGGAAAGGCAGGATGGAAAACCTTAACTTGCCAAGTAACTTCTCCAATTACCCAAGATGTGTAGACCCAGCTGTGTGTAGCTGCCCACTCCATCTGTATTAATTGGTTCTCGCCCTGAAAGCCCAAATGCACCCAGCCATATTTCTCACTGCACTGAGAGAGATGTTCACCTTACAGAGCTGTTTTAGGCAAGGGTGGTCAATGGCTTGGCTTATTATCGCATGCTTAGGATTAATGCACAAAGGAAGGGCCAGAAGGAGAAAATGTTTGTGTCCAGAGAATGACATGACTGAGACACATGTGTCCAGAGAATGACATGACTGAGACACAAGGGCTTGTTTTAATCTGTTACTTTAGCCAGTATACCAGGCTGAGTTGGATGCTAACATTTAGGTCTATGAtcaaaatcaattcaattcaaaaatatATTCGAGTTGAGGTTTTCACTCAACAATGTGTCCTTTGTTTTAccttatatatggaaatgttctttttttttttttttttttttttttttttttttggtattgtgctcagaataatattttgaatAATCTATCATAATTTTCTGAGATTGTATCATAATTGATTTCTTCCTGGAGCAACTaaatttaaagtttgttttttaagattcaCCACCTTACCACCTCACACCCAAATCAGCAAAGAttgtaaaagaagggaaaattattCACTGTTGGCAGGATTGTGGGAAAAACAAGGCAGAACAACTCAAGGCAAATAGGGCTGTGATTTGGGccaaccattttgaaaagcaatttgaaattatgtaaaaattttttataaaattgttcCTACAACACTTTATCTCAGCATTTCCACTACTGAATGTGTACTTCCAAGGAAGCTATGgacaccaaaatattcatagcagtgcTATTTAAACAGTTGTTAGAATCAAAatttctcagttataaaatgacCAGATAAATTATGGTTAACTGGATAGAATATTATCATGCCGTAAGGAACAAAAAATATGAAGGATGTGGAAATACTTGTGTCAAGTGAGGCAAGagttggggagagagaaagaaacctaAAGGGACAATAAGAAGCGGCTAGAAAATTCGAGCAGCACGCTTGGGGACAATTTGAACCAATTATTCCTGCCAGGTCCCCTCCCAAACTTGAAAATCCAGGATGTGTCAGAATCATTGGGCATGACTGATATTAATTTGTGAACCAGTctctttttttgatgaggcaattggggctaagtgacttgtccaggtcacacagctaggaagtgtcaagtgtctgagaccagatttgaattcaggtcctcctgacttcagggctggtgctcaatccactgcaccacctagctcctAATGCACAAGGTACCATTAATCGGTGTCATCCTTACATTGATTTTACTTTCAGAATTAGCGTGAGCTTGGTGGGTTTGTACGATGTGTCAAAACAAAATCAGTAAAATTGTCTAAACTTACCATCTGCCAGCGAAGGACAGTTCTACCCCAGCCTACGCTTTTCAGTCTACCTAACTCCTGTGTAGGAAAGAGTTGAGAAAGCCCCCTCCCAGGGTCAAACCCTATTCCTATTTAGGACATGGGCCTGAGAGACTGCAGCTTAGGCTTCTCCCTTCTGCCAAACTGACCCCATCTCCCATTTTGTAATTGATGCAAATCTACATTTCTATCATTCTCTCACTATAAATGCATGTATTTCCACCTCTGCCCAAAAGGCTTTTGAAACATGATCATAGCACATCAACACACTGCTCAGTGTCTGGCCCTGCTACCCAGCAATTTGTCATTGTATCCCACACCTCCGAAATAAAAACAAACCTACATACATTTTGATACAAATTGTTAATGAAAATAAGCTTTATTACATCAagtaataaatacatacaaagatgcACGTTAACAGTTTTAGTCatttatccagattttttttttaaatcatttctatgGCAGACTCAAGACCTGAAATCTagtgtcttcatctgaaaagtaacTATCTGGGTTCTTAATTTTTTAGTAGGCTGATCAGTCCTTTGTATTTATAACTCATGCATTTTAAATTGACCTCAAAGCACGAACAATCATGCAAATGctcacacaccaaaaaaaaaaatattttttaaagcagggTCTCTTATCACGTAGCCCTAAATGGAAGATCCCCAACTGCCGGGCAGAACATGCAGTTGGCACCGATTCatggaaaaaaatccttaaagagTTATTGGAGATTCTGGAAAAGGTGCAAAGAACAACAATCAACAATTTGGGTGGTTTTAAGTGTACTCAAAGCAAGAAAATCAAAGATGGGAGCAGGTTAGTAGGGCAGTAAACTATAGTTGGCAGCAATGTAAGCAGAACTTTCTACATGCAGTTTTTGGACTcgatgcttttaaaatttttaaaaaatgacctaAGTTGTTCCTAACTACTTATAATGCAAACTGCAAAATTGCCTTTTCTTCTACTCTTATAGACTGGAATGGGGATGGGagcaagaaaaggggaaagaacccaaACTTTTAGACCATTCAAAATAAGGGATTGATATGAATGTTTTGAAAGTCACCAGAGGAATAAGtgttattctttcttcttcacaaagaaatggaaaactttgGAAGTGAAGTGGGGGGCTAGGATCTTGCATTTCGTTCGGTCTCTGCCAGGCATTCCCGGACTAGTCCTCGAGCATGAATGATCcctggaaaagaaagtgaaagaacaTGGAAGTGATTGAATTCATTCGATCTCTGCTGAGTCCAGCAGGACAGGGAGATGAGGCAAAGACTCTGCTGAGAAACCAACCTAATGGCCCCAATCAGGGGCCTAGCTTATTTCTCTTAACCTGCCTAAGAGAACGCTGGGATGTCACTAAAGCCTGGAAGTTCCTCCTGGGTCTGGGGCTGCTTCAGCAACGAGATCACACTTCTGCCTGTTGCTCATCATCCAGGCAAAAAGCATGTTTTGCTGCATTTGAGACAAGAAactccagagttcaaattctggtaCTGCTATTTACTAACTGAAAAGTGTCCCTAGCCTGGGCCTCTCCATCCCTTTCACCACATCTATTCTTCTAACTCCACGTTCTCTAAGCCATGGAGAACCCAAGTGGACACAGTTCACTGGCCCAATGCACCTTCCCAGAGCCATGATTTTTCACTGTTCTGGGCCTACTACAAATTGCAGGCTTcatggttttttaaaatagtgacaagtcacttaaaatgccctcagtctcagtttccttctctgtgataATAACCAACCCACCTCCTGAGAGGAGATGGATTCAAGAATGAAacatacaggggcagctaggtgacgcagcggcggatagagcaccagccctgaagtctgtgTGACCTGACTTCAATTCTGGCCTCACttcttagctgggtgaccctgagtaagtcacttaaccccaattttctcACCAAAAAACAAGAATGAAACATGTATTTAAGAATATAGATAACACTggaattttttttgattttgcagatttgttataagggttttttttcaactggtggggagggagaaaatacttgtaaattattttttaaaagttcaaaagaaaaaaggaactagtatttttaaagtttgtagatcattttaaacttatttggTCTTCACAATCCTGTGAGTTAAGTGCCATAATTattgtttacagatgaggaaattaaggcagaccGAAGTTTAATGAgctgcccagagtcacccaggaAGTAttagaggcagaattcaaactcaggcctTTGCGCCTCAGTCTAGTACATTATCCTCCTGCCCCACTCTGTAACTTCCTGGCAGATGAGGGGGCTGGGCTAGCTAGTCCCTGAGAGCCTCCCAGTTTGAGGTCTGTGACACCTCCCCCCGGGCTTTCTGATGCTTAATTTCTTGTGCCCCCTCTGAGAAGCTGTCAGGAGGAGTGCGCCAGCAGCAGCTGTCCCTGTTCCCATAAGTCTCCCCTATATGAGAGCTTGGGGGACAGGGCTCAGGGAAGCCACAGCCCAAGAGTGCTTCTGGCTCTCACCAAGGTCCTTTGATAATGACCTCTGTTCCTTGGGCCAGCCTtcgttccctcatttgtaaagtcaGTCAGAGTCCCCTTCCCGTTCTAAATCAATGGATAGTCCATGCCTGCCAAGTCCTTCTGCCTCTCTGGGCGTCCactgcctcatttgtaaaatgggaggggTCCCTAGGATCTCTGTGatccctttcctccactccctgtGGTGCTGTTTGCAAATAGTTAGCATAGACTTAGTGCCTTGagattgtaaaacactttacaaatatctcattccaGCCCCACAACCACTCTAGGAGGAGGTAGGAACTGTTgcgcccattttacagagaagaaaaccaaggcaggcagaagttaagtgactagtcagggtcccacagctagcaGGTAGAAGACTGGAATATAGGTTTtattgactccaggtctggtgttctatccactggaccacccaGCTTCCTGGTGCTATTATTTAAAGGCTCCACGATCTGTGAGTGGGCCTGTCCCCTCCGCTACTGCAGATGTCTAGGAGCCTCTCCCAGAGCAGGTGGGCTTTCCCCCACGGCCCCAGACACGGCCTCCACCAGCCACCATGagtgggggggggaaatctaactTTTCTGTCATACTTGGAAGAAAGGAGGCCTCCTTTTAGCTTGAGTTCTGAGTTGGTTTGGTCTTTGTCAGGGACCCTTTCCCCCAGCCCTGCTCTCCATGACCCATCTAGCTTCATTTATTAAAAGAAGCAAGATGGCTCACTGGCTAACGCTGGGAggcccagaatcaggaaaacctgagttacaGTCCCACCTGATTTACCAActctgactctgggcaagtcatttaatgtctgcctcagtttcctcatctgtaaaagtccTTGGGACGCCACGTGAGTCCTCGCTGTAGAACTGTCATTCTGCCAAGATGCGCTAAAGGCGCTAAATCACGCCGGGACCGACCCTGAAGGAAACTCACCAGCCCCCTGCCCCTCCTCCGTTGGGCGGGGCTGAAcgttcagtgtgagcatttacccTTCAAAACTTTGAGCTGGGCTCGGTATCTTCCACGTGATCAAGCCTTACtggggaagagacagaaatcTGAAAGGGGGGGTTCCCCCCAGCCGGGGGTGGAGTGGGGGTGGGAGTCACTGAGTCTTGTTACAGCCGCCCCCGTCTTCTGTCAGCGTCTCTGCCTATGGACCCCCCGGCCCCGAACTCGCCTCAGTTTGTCCCTCTGGGAAAGGGGGGGGCAGTGGCAGCTCTGAATCTCGAGCTCCAGGCTCCTCTTGGGTCTCGGTCCCCCGGGGACTCCCCGAACTCTGCCCCAGCCCCAGGCTTCTGCTCCTCTGAGCTGAGAACGCTAGGTACGTTAAGCAGCGCCCTACGGAGGGCGGGCCCGCAGTCCCGGCCCGGGCTTCGGCCCAGCCACGCCCTCCTCCCAGCCCCCGGCCCCGGAGGAAGCCCAGCAGGAAGTGCCCCTCCCCCCGCGGCCCCTCGGCTCTCCCGCGCGCTCCGGGGGAACGGCCCGAGGCAGGAAGCCAGCGTGCCCACCAGGAAGAGGCCGCTCACCTCGCCTGGGGGGGCCTTGTTCCCAAGGAGACTGTTTCAGTCTGCGCCCGCGCTGGGACCCACGTCTGCGCCGCGTGAGCTTCCGTGGCGAAACCCTGGAGAGCTCGGCAGACAGCGGAAGTTCCCCTTCTCTGGGCCCGGCGCCACGTGACCACGGGGCCCAAGTCTGACGCGAGGCCGGCGGGCGGCTCTGCAATCGCCCTGCGGCTTGGCTCCTGGACCTCCGGGTCTGGAGCCGGCACTGGGCTCGAATCCCCACTTGGCCGCTTACTACTTGTGGAATCTTGGACCAAATcgtctttttctttacttcatcAGTGAACTTAAACCCCCCCCccaggcaactggggttaagtgacttgcccagggtcacacggccaggaagtgttaagtgtctgagctgaatttgaactcaggtcctcctgacttccagggCTGCGCCCCCTAGCGGTAGAAGCACTGTAAAGCAGGTGCCAGCCTGCTGGGGCGGCAGGGGACTTCATCCTTGGAACGGAAACTAGATTAATAATACCTCCCATTCCTACACTTTTGAAGGGCGTCTGAGCCTCtcacaaatatgatctcatcCACAACCCTGACAGGTCGTTGTTCTTCCCTTGTGTGGTGTGACTCGTGACCCCATTTCAGATTTTCCTGAGGACACTGgggccattcccttctccagctcatttgacagatgaagaaactgaagtaaaaggggacgaagtgatttgcccagggtcacacaactgagaagtttctgaggcaggatttgaattcggatcttcctgactccaggcctggtgctctctcTACTGCGCCACCTTGCTACCCCAGCAGtaacaaaaacagcaacaaaaagccCTTTACAGAGATGACCTCATCCAATCCTCACAActctttattattcccatttcacagatgaggaaactgaggttgagtcAGGTGAAAGAGCCTGCCTGAGGTCCTATAACTAATATGTGTCTCAGGCAGGGCTCTCCAATCCAAGGCTGGTAGTCGATCCACTAGGTCACATGGCCTCCCCTTCCATGGTCCCTTCCATGTCTAAGGCTAGGATACTAGAATGCTCCCTGATTAACTGGGGGGCAGGGGGTGTTGGCTGCTCTGCACAGCCCAAGACCAGTGATGAACAATTTCCTCGTCTGTCAAGTAAGGGGCTGGTCTGAGGTCCCTTCCGGCTGGGGAGCTCTGACCCCGCACGTTCCACCTCCTATTTGATGCTTCTGACTCCCTGGGGCACTTACCTCGCTTTAGTCTCTCCATGGCGCTTTTGCTCCCTGCGTACGTGGGTCTGATCTCTTTCCCTAGCTCTTCGATGATAGCCAGCAGTTCCGCGTACTTGCTCTGGGGCACCTGGCTGCTCCCAGTACCCTAAAACCAGAGAGAAGTTCATTAGAATGACCGTGGAGAAATCCCGGAGCCCCAAACCTCCCCTGGGGCCTAGGCCACCAGCGTCACATCCTGGGGTGCCAGAAAGCAAGGGACGGGCGCTCCGGCCACGGCACAGCAGTGACCAAAGCATGACCAATGGCTGCCAGGGCAAATGGAGAAGGGCGTGATGAGACGTCAGTATGGGCTCAAGAAAAGGAAACCTCagaagtgggggtggggaaggcagCCATTTGTTACCACAGTGGCCGCAGGCCAGCCTTTTCTCACCTGCAGAACCAGGATGCTGGGCTGGCGGGCCTCCTGGATCCTTCCCAGGTTTATCCCCATCTACCTTTTGGGATTCCCAGCTCTGCCCTGTGCTCCTAAGCAATGTTCCAAACCTCTCTGGGTCTACTGTCCCCGGATTCAGTTAATAAGATAACTGCTCTGGTTCCGTACTCCCAGGGGCCCAGGAACTGGGGGGTCACTCTCCCCAGGGGTTTGCTGTGACCAGAGCTGAGTGGGCTCAGAAAGTGGCGGAGATGTTTTTATAATGGCAGGCGAACAACAGAAGGCCTTGGTATCCATTACAACCCCCTCCTCCTGATGCCCCCCCTGACAATTACAAAGAGTACTGCGAGGCAAGCACCCAGATCAGTGAAGCCGGGGTCCCCAGGACCACAGACGTGggctctttgtctctcttctccctttcctccctctcctcgtcttcctcctcctcgtcttccTCCTCGTCCCCTTCGTCTTccctgtcctcctcctcctcgcggtcctcctcctcatcctcctcgtcctcctccctGCCCCAGAGCTGCATCAGAGCAGCCATATCCTCATAGAGcgccttctccctctcctccttcttctccctccgcCGCCTCTTCTTGGCTTCCCGGTCTTTCTCCCGCTCCCGCTCCCTCTCCTCCAGGTTCTCCCTGCGCCTCCTTTTGGCCTCTCGGTCCTTCCTGcgctccttctccctttccttctcatcttcccGCCGGCGCTTCATGGCCTCCGCATTCCTCTGCCGTTCCAGGGTCCTCTTTAGTCCGTCCTCCCTCTTGCGACGCTTTTTGAGCCGGTCCCGCTCTCTGGCTCTCGCCTGCCTCTCTTCCTGGGACAGGAAGGCTCGGCGGGGCATGAGGAGGTGAGCtctgcgcccccccccccccaagcaatGGGCTTCTATGTTCCAAGGAACAATCGGCCCACCTCTGAATGGCCAGACAGGTAACAATGTCCCTGCCTCTGGAACCGTGGGGGCAGCTCCTCTCCCAGCTCAGGGCCTCAACCGTGGCCGATGGTGGAAGCGTGGATGCTTGGCTCCCGTTCTTGGGAGGGGTACCCAAACTAGGGCCCCAGAGGCCACCTTTCCTGTTGGGCCAGACAGGACCAGGTACTGGTCTTCCTTCCCCCTGTATATCCAAGGCCGGCCAAGAGCTGTTAAAGGCCTTCACACGGATCTTCTAGGCCTTACTTCTCCTAGGAAGCACCACGACTGCCAAGAGACTCTGTGGCTATCTCAAACATGCTGGCCGGCTGGATCTGTCTCGTCCCTAAGTCTCTGACCTCCATCATGAGCTGGAAAAGTCTGTTCTAGAGCCGCCTTTCCAGCCTGTAACTATTTATGCCAGATGGGGAGGGAAGGCCTCTGGCCTTTTGTGAATAAACATCTGCTGAAGAACACAGAACTGATCCCACCGGATCCAATTTTCTCTCCTGCCATCCAAGCCCCTTACTAGCCATTCCAAGCCATGGATCAGGGCAGACAAAACGATGCCAACACAGGCTTTCCTTGTCCCCCAGGAGCCAAGTGGGAACCCCAAGGAATCAGGAAAGAGGCTTCTGAAGAAGTCCGAGAAGCCTGGGATGCCTGGGGCCCTGCCCCATCCCTCACACTCCGAGTTTTCCCTATTTACCGGCCCCCAGCTCCAGAATGGGTAGCTCCTTAGCACGGTGGTATGGGAAGGGCTCAAGTGCCTTCTGCCATGCAGGTTTCTGACCTGCCTCAGCCCACATTGTCGGGTGCCTTGGGGGTGGGCAGGGATGCCCATCTCTATGGTGCTCCCCAAGGACAAAACCATTTTAAGAAGGaagctaaaaaattaaaaacaaaaaaaacaaaaaaagggcagcaaggtggcgcagtggatagagcaccagtcctgaattcaggaagacccaagttcaaatctggtctcagacacttaacactttctagctgtgtgacctcactTAAGtgggggatttaaaaaaaaaaaaaaggatgctacAGGGTCATTCTCTGACAATCCCCAGAGCACAGTGGCTTCTTCCCTGCCTTTCCTCCCTCTACCTCCCATCTCTAAGGCCGGAAATAGCCCAAAATAGAAAGTTAAAGAGGATTCTGGCCTTACTTGGGTGTAGCCCAGAGATGGGGGTCCGTAGTCATTGATCAGCTGCCGGTACTGGGTGGACGCTGCCATGCTGGCAGAAGGAGAGTGGACGCTCCCACcttccaaagaaaggaaaagcatgGCAAGAGTTAGCAGAGGCCAGAGGCCTGGCCAGCCTTAAACCGTCCCCTCCCAACCCCAGCCTCCCTTTCTGGCCTGATCTGTTATTTTCAGGGCTTTATTCTCTGGGGAGAACAAGGCACAGAAGCTAAGAAGCAAGCCTCGGTCCAGAGGTGCAGGCTGTTCTCTGACACATTCTGGCTGTCTGGCCCTAGACAAATCGTTTAATCAGGCAGCTCTTCAAAGGCTTAAAGTGCACAAGTGCAGATCGGCCTTGGCAGAGGCAGTTTCCTCTCTGGGAATTGCTTAAATACCAGTAAAATCATAGGTGAAATCTCAAAGAagctttcttcacaacaaccccatTAAGAAAGTAGTTACAAGTGTCCCAgatcccaatttacagatgaagaaactgaggcacagggagttAGATGACTTTTAGAATCACAGATCTACAGGatgaagggacctcagaggacaTCTagccttgttttatagataagaatatTGAGGACTACAGAGATCAAAAGAAGTGTCAAAGGTCAaagaggaattaagtgatttgaatCCAGCACCTTTGACTACAGATCCAGGACTCTTTCCCCCATACTACTACTGCCTCTCATTACAAAAGACAACCATGATACAGCCATCAGATATTCTTCCAATCTTAGAACCAGAACAATCACAATCATCTCCAAAAGCCATGAAATTGTTCTGGCAGAAGATGATTAAAAAGCAataaaggaatgatttttttaaaatccaacgAGAATCTGTCATCCCCCATCAGCCAGAAGCCCATGAATGATGAAAAAGGTATCCCCTCCAACAGGGCCAACTTCTCCCACCTCTGACAACAGGAAACATGGAGTCTATACAACTCTGGGCCCAAAGGTTCTGAGCAAGGCCCGGGGTGGGGGGGGCGGTTCTGGAGAGCAATAGCCAGCAGTGTTCGGTGCTGTGCTCACATTGGGGGCTTGAAGTTACATAACATTCTGTACAAAGACTCCAGAGGAGGTCCTGATCATCCAACAATCCTAAAGGGCAGACTTTGAGAGTGGGGGTCAGTACAGGGGCCTAGGGGGGGCTCAGAGGGAGTCTGAAGGGGTCCAGTACCTCAGGAGTGCAGCAGTGAGGGAACCTAGCAATAAGTTCCAAATCAGGAACTAAAGCAGAAGCCAAAAGAAAGACCAACCAgaacaaaaatgattttcaacaTAGAGATCTCCCCAAAAGGAATGAATACAACTTCAAGCagagaccaaaaggaaaaaatggattttccacaaggaaagaaatgaagcaagaaataaattttttaaaagctccaagtgaaaattaggagaataagaatAGCCAGCCTAGAAGAACAAAGTGGTAAGCTTTATCTGAGAAATGAAATCTGTTCAAAGTAGGATAAATCAAACAAATCAATGATTATCTGACACAGCAAGAAACATTA
This sequence is a window from Sminthopsis crassicaudata isolate SCR6 chromosome 1, ASM4859323v1, whole genome shotgun sequence. Protein-coding genes within it:
- the MTRFR gene encoding mitochondrial translation release factor in rescue: MSTLVFTSLPASLGRFGTGLWGLWKKPAFLFPRPGASGPQVAGKTESHALLPLNETDLEEQFVKGHGPGGQATNKTNNCVVLKHIPTGIVVKCHQTRSVDQNRKLAREILQGKVDLFYRGEDSHIYKAKKEAEKRKRERKKKAKETLEKKRLLKELMLKESKPTAPVLEE
- the CDK2AP1 gene encoding cyclin-dependent kinase 2-associated protein 1 isoform X2, with translation MSYKPNLNAHMPGASLNPGGSVHSPSASMAASTQYRQLINDYGPPSLGYTQGTGSSQVPQSKYAELLAIIEELGKEIRPTYAGSKSAMERLKRGIIHARGLVRECLAETERNARS
- the CDK2AP1 gene encoding cyclin-dependent kinase 2-associated protein 1 isoform X1 encodes the protein MAASTQYRQLINDYGPPSLGYTQGTGSSQVPQSKYAELLAIIEELGKEIRPTYAGSKSAMERLKRGIIHARGLVRECLAETERNARS